A window from Podospora bellae-mahoneyi strain CBS 112042 chromosome 1 map unlocalized CBS112042p_1, whole genome shotgun sequence encodes these proteins:
- a CDS encoding uncharacterized protein (antiSMASH:Cluster_5; COG:I; EggNog:ENOG503NW83), protein MAYDYALVHLKYTIPLAALLTVIAYPIFHRIHFLQIGSLIVVSFLATLPWDSYLIRSNIWTYPPDAIIGPRLYGIPIEELFFFVIQTYITSLFYILLSKPLFHPLYLSTQRNSPQRIARGKVIGQGILVALTVYGVHQIRTGGPGTYLGLILAWAFPFALLTFTVAGRFILTLPLTSTVVPIIIPTVYLWLVDELALGRGTWAIESGTKLGWCLFGVLDIEEATFFLATNILIVFGMAVFDQYLAIIFAFPHLFPKVPRSPTPLMLVQSRFSNTKQYDLERIAGLSDAVTRLKAKSRSFYLANSLFTGRLRIDLILLYSFCRLADDLIDDSTSRAEVKSWTTKLYKFLDLHYKSDVKANKARIDDYIDEAFPPEAKSALKYLPATILPSQPLYQLIEGFELDSQFSFHDSSESAKFPIADEDKLNYYGQCVAGTVGELCVALIIEHCEPEMPDERKKMLMSASRTMGVALQYVNIARDIVVDAEMGRVYLPTTWLKEEGLTPEDVVAHPRGKHVENLRRRLLSEAFKLYDEARPKMNGIPKEARGPMIGAVETYMEIGRVLRELEGGVELERGKATVPGGRRLKTVLKALFSA, encoded by the exons ATGGCTTACGATTATGCCCTTGT ACATTTAAAATACACGATACCCCTTGCTGCGTTGCTTACAGTTATCGCCTACCCAATATTCCACCGAATACACTTCCTCCAGATTGGGAGTCTAATAGTTGTCTCCTTCCTCGCGACGCTACCATGGGACTCATACTTGATCAGAAGCAACATTTGGACCTACCCGCCAGACGCCATCATTGGGCCTCGTCTCTATGGAATTCCAATTGAAGAGCTGTTCTTCTTCGTGATTCAAACATACATCACCTCGCTCTTCtacatcctcctcagcaagcCATTGTTCCACCCTCTGTACCTCAGCACCCAGAGAAACTCACCGCAACGGATCGCCAGAGGCAAGGTTATCGGACAGGGCATTCTCGTCGCATTGACGGTCTATGGCGTTCACCAGATTAGAACTGGCGGTCCTGGCACCTATCTGGGACTTATTCTGGCATGGGCCTTCCCATTCGCCTTGTTGACCTTTACTGTTGCGGGCAGATTTATTCTAACCCTGCCCTTGACCTCCACTGTGGTTCCGATCATCATTCCGACAGTCTACTTGTGGCTCGTGGACGAGCTGGCTTTGGGACGTGGAACTTGGGCCATTGAGTCCGGCACGAAGCTGGGATGGTGTCTGTTTGGTGTCCTTGACATCGAGGAGgccaccttcttcctcgcgACCAATATCCTCATTGTGTTCGGCATGGCAGTTTTTGACCAGTACTTGGCCATCATCTTTGCCTTCCCTCACCTGTTCCCCAAGGTGCCTCGGTCTCCCACGCCTTTGATGTTAGTCCAGAGCCGGTTCTCAAACACCAAGCAATACGATCTCGAAAGGATTGCGGGCCTGTCTGACGCTGTGACTCGGCTGAAGGCAAAGAGCAGAAGCTTCTACCTGGCCAACTCGCTTTTTACCGGCCGTCTTCGCATCGATTTGATTCTTCT GTACTCCTTCTGCCGCCTCGCCGATGATCTCATCGACGACTCCACCTCCCGCGCCGAAGTCAAGTCCTGGACCACCAAGCTCTACAAGTTTCTCGACCTCCACTACAAGTCCGACGTAAAAGCCAACAAAGCCCGGATCGACGATTATATCGACGAGGCTTTCCCACCCGAGGCAAAGTCAGCACTCAAGTATCTCCCAGCTACCATTCTCCCCTCTCAGCCTCTCTACCAACTCATCGAGGGCTTCGAGCTCGACTCCCAATTTTCTTTTCATGACTCCTCCGAGTCGGCCAAGTTCCCCATTGCCGACGAGGACAAGCTCAACTACTACGGCCAATGCGTGGCGGGAACAGTAGGCGAACTCTGCGTTGCTCTCATCATCGAGCACTGCGAGCCAGAGATGCCTGATGAGCGCAAGAAGATGCTCATGTCGGCTTCACGAACAATGGGTGTGGCGCTGCAGTATGTCAACATTGCACGGGACATTGTTGTAGATGCCGAGATGGGAAGGGTCTACCTTCCCACTACCTGGCTCAAAGAGGAAGGTCTCACCCCAGAAGACGTCGTCGCCCATCCAAGGGGGAAACATGTGGAGaacctgaggaggagattacTGAGCGAGGCGTTCAAGTTGTATGATGAGGCGAGGCCGAAAATGAATGGGATTCCCAAGGAGGCAAGGGGGCCGATGATTGGGGCGGTGGAGACGTATATGGAGATTgggagggtgctgagggagttggaggggggtgtggagttggagagggggaaggcgACTGTtcctggggggaggaggttaaAGACGGTGCTTAAGGCCTTGTTTTCTGCTTGA
- a CDS encoding uncharacterized protein (antiSMASH:Cluster_5): protein MESPELRWTTAKNQPKTKTAILLAVLFVRASSLPVALSLEAKETQDRHVHPAGAWQSPTVDATSTRAQWVSSYGNKPPKKAQENEPTVNGTSTRVQWVSSYGNNPPKKAQESPTVDATSTRAKWVSSYGNKPPKKGASFSDHWLPVGPGYLDLDALESGYHAHLMIMHDSTSWLQSGMTAIKGFMRRFA from the exons ATGGAGAGTCCAGAGCTTAGGTGG ACTACAGCCAAGAACCAACCTAAAACGAAGACAGCCATTCTTCTCGCCGTCCTGTTTGTCAGGGCCAGCTCCCTTCCTGTCGCTCTATCTCTCGAGGCCAAG GAGACACAAGACCGCCATGTTCACCCTGCCGGGGCTTGGCAGTCTCCCACAGTTGATGCCACGAGCACCCGTGCGCAGTGGGTGTCCTCATACGgaaacaaacccccaaagAAGGCCCAGGAGAATGAGCCGACTGTGAATGGTACGAGCACTCGTGTACAGTGGGTGTCCTCCTACGGTAACaatccccccaaaaaagctCAAGAGAGCCCCACTGTGGATGCAACAAGCACTCGGGCAAAGTGGGTGTCCTCCTATGGTAACAAACCCCCGAAGAAGGGAGCGTCGTTTTCAGACCATTGG CTTCCTGTCGGTCCCGGTTACTTGGACCTTGATGCACTCGAGTCTGGCTACCATGCCCACTTGATGATCATGCACGACTCGACTTCTTGGCTTCAGTCCGGGATGACGGCCATCAAGGGTTTCATGCGCAGGTTCGCTTAA
- a CDS encoding uncharacterized protein (antiSMASH:Cluster_5; EggNog:ENOG503Q3DC; COG:S), whose amino-acid sequence MVPRIHTYRPLLRLAHRQIPAQPRPNLIAAVAFSTSRSTRNQPPPPPPPPPSQTPSKPLPETIHISDASPPPPPEPLITKTIPNRRPNRRRLISRLLFAGTFLLLGTIGGSTLRLFISPPTPPTPDTDQDKYVISDLHSQASRLPIVQQLSSDPAWTSWEAYNTLPPSHRAQHITAHTLRGSRGVGGYQRIFHNASTGELVSVIFFGPATIGWPGVVHGGCLATILDESCGRAAFKQWGGLAGVTAKLNIEYKKATLANGFYIIRVRPRTEEELPERERGKRHYKSWVDAVIEEPATGHVTVKAEALFVGGKGDGKGEGKKKFSWGGKVQDAHAEF is encoded by the coding sequence ATGGTCCCGAGAATACACACCTACCGTCCGCTCCTGCGGCTTGCCCACCGGCAAATCCCCGCCCAACCCCGACCAAACCtcatcgccgccgtcgcGTTCTCAACCTCCCGGTCGACCCggaaccaaccaccaccaccaccaccaccaccaccctcacaaaccccctccaaacccctcccGGAAACCATCCACATCAGCGacgcctcccctccccctcccccagagcctctcatcaccaaaaccatccccaaccgccgccccaaccgccgccgtctgatctcccgcctcctcttcgccggcaccttcctcctcctcggcacaaTCGGCGGCTCAACCCTCcgcctcttcatctcccccccgacccctcccacccccgacACCGACCAAGACAAATACGTCATCTCCGACCTCCACTCCCAagcctcccgcctccccatCGTCCAGCAACTCTCCTCCGACCCAGCCTGGACCAGCTGGGAAGCctacaacaccctccccccctcccaccgcGCCCAGCACATAACAGCCCACACCCTCCGCGGCTCCCGCGGCGTGGGCGGCTACCAGCGCATCTTCCACAACGCCTCCACCGGCGAGCTCGTCTCGGTGATCTTCTTCGGTCCGGCCACCATCGGCTGGCCGGGTGTTGTTCACGGGGGGTGTTTAGCCACCATTCTGGATGAGAGCTGCGGTAGGGCGGCGTTTAAGCAATGGGGTGGGCTGGCGGGTGTGACTGCCAAGCTGAATATCGAATACAAAAAGGCGACGTTGGCGAATGGGTTCTATATCATAAGAGTAAGACCaaggacggaggaggagttgccTGAACgtgagagggggaagaggcatTACAAGAGCTGGGTGGACGCGGTGATTGAGGAGCCGGCTACGGGGCATGTGACGGTGAAGGCGGAGGCGTTGTTtgtgggggggaagggggatgggaagggggagggtaAGAAGAAGTTTAGttggggggggaaggtgcaGGATGCGCATGCCGAGTTTTGA
- a CDS encoding uncharacterized protein (antiSMASH:Cluster_5; EggNog:ENOG503P433; COG:S): protein MHQNRGQPDRTLAHLFALVCETLCIGRTYKLVDTTAPKSLAITAVYVLLSLASATPVTLEARDLLNPIGPTATAEQEKWCLALDYDTYSCYNTAAISSTGQLNSGQDPGKSQNEILSFCHKEDCLTKHNIYVQSKCNNGWCAHMYDYYFESDFGIGGREHIAVWVQNGQLKFVSASEHGKWNIHFPGQNPKIRFEGSTHAKIVYHKDGAGTHAFRYANGGDEPPENHWQSWRWRIGAGLLKWDSIAGNLRTTLSQKDWGKAEVAVRDKGGKAWSFGWYLDRSRYYCVTELECPGNLATAFDPWA, encoded by the exons ATGCACCAAAATCGGGGTCAGCCAGATCGGACTCTGGCTCATCTGTTCGCTCTGGTGTGCGAGACGCTGTGCATCGGTCG TACCTATAAG CTAGTCGACACCACGGCTCCCAAGTCTCTCGCCATCACGGCGGTGTACGttctcctctctctcgctTCCGCAACCCCCGTCACCCTCGAAGCAAGAGATCTCCTGAACCCCATTGGACCAACTGCCACGGCCGAGCAGGAGAAATGGTGCCTGGCTCTCGACTATGACACCTACAGCTGCTACAACACCGCGGCCATCTCCTCAACCGGCCAGCTCAACAGCGGCCAGGACCCTGGCAAGAGCCAGAACGAAATCCTCAGCTTCTGCCACAAAGAGGACTGCCTCACCAAGCACAACATCTACGTCCAGTCCAAGTGCAACAACGGCTGGTGCGCCCATATGTACGACTACTATTTCGAGTCCGACTTCGGCATCGGCGGCAGGGAGCACATCGCCGTCTGGGTTCAGAACGGACAGCTCAAGTTTGTCTCTGCTTCCGAGCACGGCAAATGGAACATCCACTTCCCTGGGCAGAACCCCAAGATCCGTTTTGAGGGAAGCACTCACGCCAAGATTGTCTACCACAAAGATGGTGCTGGTACCCATGCCTTCCGCTATGCGAACGGCGGTGATGAGCCTCCTGAGAACCACTGGCAGAGCTGGCGTTGGCGCATTGGTGCCGGTCTGCTGAAGTGGGACTCGATCGCCGGCAACCTGCGCACTACGCTGTCTCAAAAGGATTGGGGTAAGGCTGAGGTGGCTGTTAGGGACAAGGGCGGCAAGGCCTGGAGCTTTGGCTGGTACTTGGACCGCTCCAGATACTACTGCGTTACCGAGCTCGAGTGCCCCGGTAACCTGGCTACGGCGTTTGATCCTTGGGCTTGA
- a CDS encoding uncharacterized protein (antiSMASH:Cluster_5) encodes MKPQEKSLLTHELAVWEKHAKGKGREEDEGLVMSWASDTFRAVPTTLSPMSTQPNVPQDRHIEILGRSLACRGPDGQLPFDLPQDRAEASLADPDNRRFWGVMRGTPEIFWESLREIAVMLHSGN; translated from the exons ATGAAACCACAGGAAAAGAGCTTATTAACGCACGAGCTGGCTGTTTGGGAGAAGCATGCCAAGGGtaaaggaagagaagaggacgaAGGGTTGGTTAT GTCCTGGGCATCAGACACCTTCCGCGCCGTCCCCACAACTCTGAGTCCCATGTCAACTCAACCAAACGTCCCCCAAGATAGACACATAGAGATCCTTGGCCGGAGCTTGGCTTGTCGTGGCCCTGACGGACAGCTGCCTTTCGATCTACCACAGGATAGAGCGGAAGCTTCCCTGGCAGACCCAGACAACAGGCGCTTTTGGGGCGTCATGAGAGGCACACCAGAGATTTTCTGGGAGTCTCTCAGGGAGATTGCGGTTATGCTGCACTCTGGTAACTAG